From a region of the Helianthus annuus cultivar XRQ/B chromosome 5, HanXRQr2.0-SUNRISE, whole genome shotgun sequence genome:
- the LOC110942365 gene encoding signal peptidase complex-like protein DTM1, with product MAPSNHLFHSHLFDHFISFIKYKHKTRIIINHPLILMADDAALRTSLVCLAAIMLIVGLYTYSFKKMMATYLFGMFAVAGILLPDWEFFDRPVSQWTSPLSVPHMLPHSPPSPSRFRFYPIRTTIYTIIYGYAFYKWWAYISSS from the exons ATGGCACCTTCCAACCACCTCTTTCACTCCCACCTCTTTGATCACTTCATcagttttataaaatataaacacaaaacaAGAATAATAATTAATCATCCATTAATATTAATGGCGGATGATGCAGCTCTGAGAACATCACTAGTATGCTTAGCTGCAATTATgctaattgttggattgtacacATACTCATTCAAGAAGATGATGGCTACGTACCTGTTCGGGATGTTTGCGGTCGCTGGAATCCTTCTTCCCGATTGGGAATTCTTTGATCGTCCGGTTTCTCAATGGACCTCTCCCTTATCTGTTCCTCATATGCTTCCTCACTCGCCTCCTTCTCCGTCCAG GTTTAGGTTCTACCCAATCAGAACAACAATTTACACGATTATTTACGGGTATGCTTTTTATAAATGGTGGGCGTACATATCATCAAGCTAA
- the LOC110942364 gene encoding probable protein phosphatase 2C 9 isoform X1 — protein sequence MDNLCCLPFRGGPSSYSSGKGKNHEGDIKYGFDLVKGKANHPMEDYHVARFVEIDDHELGLFAIYDGHSGDRVPSYLQKHLFDNILNESEFWVDPKRSIAKAYEKTDAAILSDDSDLGRGGSTSVTAILMNGQRLWVANLGDSRAVISQGGEAIQLSTDHEPSTERSSIEHKGGFVSNMPGDVPRVNGQLAVSRAFGDKSLKSHLRSDPAIQDTLVDNKTDLLVLASDGLWKVVDNQEAVDIARKIKDPQKAAKRLVAEALKRDSKDDISCVVVRFR from the exons ATGGATAACTTATGCTGTTTGCCG TTCAGAGGAGGCCCGTCGTCTTATAGTTCCGGTAAGGGAAAAAACCATGAAGGTGATATCAAGTATGGGTTTGACTTGGTCAAAGGAAAAGCTAATCATCCAATGGAGGATTATCATGTTGCTAGGTTTGTGGAAATAGATGACCATGAACTCGGGCTTTTCGCCATTTACGATGGCCATTCCGGAGATCGTGTGCCTTCTTATCTTCAAAAGCATTTGTTTGATAACATCTTGAATGAG AGTGAGTTTTGGGTCGACCCAAAGCGATCGATAGCGAAAGCATACGAGAAAACCGATGCCGCAATTCTTTCAGACGATTCTGATTTGGGACGAGGCGGGTCAACCTCAGTGACAGCTATTCTTATGAATGGTCAAAGATTATGGGTTGCAAATTTGGGTGATTCTAGAGCGGTTATTTCGCAAGGTGGTGAAGCTATACAATTGAGTACTGATCATGAACCAAGTACGGAAAGAAGCAGTATTGAGCATAAAGGAGGGTTCGTCTCGAATATGCCAG GGGATGTTCCTCGAGTGAACGGACAACTGGCAGTATCTCGTGCATTTGGAGACAAAAGCCTGAAATCCCATTTGAGATCCGACCCTGCCATTCAAGATACACTTGTAGATAACAAAACCGATCTTCTTGTATTGGCAAGTGATGGTCTTTGGAAG GTTGTGGATAATCAAGAAGCGGTTGATATCGCAAGAAAAATCAAGGACCCACAGAAGGCTGCTAAGCGATTAGTAGCCGAAGCTTTGAAAAGAGACAGTAAAGATGACATATCTTGTGTGGTGGTTAGATTTAGgtga
- the LOC110942364 gene encoding probable protein phosphatase 2C 9 isoform X2: MEDYHVARFVEIDDHELGLFAIYDGHSGDRVPSYLQKHLFDNILNESEFWVDPKRSIAKAYEKTDAAILSDDSDLGRGGSTSVTAILMNGQRLWVANLGDSRAVISQGGEAIQLSTDHEPSTERSSIEHKGGFVSNMPGDVPRVNGQLAVSRAFGDKSLKSHLRSDPAIQDTLVDNKTDLLVLASDGLWKVVDNQEAVDIARKIKDPQKAAKRLVAEALKRDSKDDISCVVVRFR; the protein is encoded by the exons ATGGAGGATTATCATGTTGCTAGGTTTGTGGAAATAGATGACCATGAACTCGGGCTTTTCGCCATTTACGATGGCCATTCCGGAGATCGTGTGCCTTCTTATCTTCAAAAGCATTTGTTTGATAACATCTTGAATGAG AGTGAGTTTTGGGTCGACCCAAAGCGATCGATAGCGAAAGCATACGAGAAAACCGATGCCGCAATTCTTTCAGACGATTCTGATTTGGGACGAGGCGGGTCAACCTCAGTGACAGCTATTCTTATGAATGGTCAAAGATTATGGGTTGCAAATTTGGGTGATTCTAGAGCGGTTATTTCGCAAGGTGGTGAAGCTATACAATTGAGTACTGATCATGAACCAAGTACGGAAAGAAGCAGTATTGAGCATAAAGGAGGGTTCGTCTCGAATATGCCAG GGGATGTTCCTCGAGTGAACGGACAACTGGCAGTATCTCGTGCATTTGGAGACAAAAGCCTGAAATCCCATTTGAGATCCGACCCTGCCATTCAAGATACACTTGTAGATAACAAAACCGATCTTCTTGTATTGGCAAGTGATGGTCTTTGGAAG GTTGTGGATAATCAAGAAGCGGTTGATATCGCAAGAAAAATCAAGGACCCACAGAAGGCTGCTAAGCGATTAGTAGCCGAAGCTTTGAAAAGAGACAGTAAAGATGACATATCTTGTGTGGTGGTTAGATTTAGgtga
- the LOC110939503 gene encoding uncharacterized protein LOC110939503 produces MIWVYIHASEDPWDYFVFRSMTIIWYDVGVVVMLVLIIASYSRHLSTIEAWAHNIYGIGVVVLVMYLIVSVVTSTSTSTSTSTSTSTSTSTSTVASHPADTVSTTVPVCEYLEGTEPPEEFDAITGCLGV; encoded by the exons ATGATCTGGGTTTACATCCATGCATCGGAGGATCCGTGGGATTATTTCGTTTTCCGTTCAATGACGATCATCTGGTATGATGTGGGCGTTGTTGTTATGTTGGTGCTGATTATTGCGTCTTATTCCCGCCACCTTTCTACCATTGAGGCGTGGGCACACAATATATACGGCATCGGGGTTGTCGTGTTGGTGATGTACCTGATTGTTAGTGTCGTCACATCCACTTCCACTTCCACTTCCACTTCCACTTCCACTTCCACTTCCACATCCACATCTACCGTAGCATCTCATCCGGCTGATACCGTCTCCACAACAGTGCCTGTTTGCGAGTATTTG GAAGGGACAGAGCCTCCGGAGGAATTTGATGCAATAACAGGATGTTTAGGGGTATGA